The following DNA comes from Agromyces mangrovi.
TGGTGAAGAACACGCTGACCAAGATCGCGGCCAACAAGGCCGGGATCACCGCGTTCGACGACGACCTCCAGGGTCCGTCGGCGATCGCGTTCGTGCACGGTGACCCGGTCGCCGTCGCGAAGTCGCTGCGTGAATTCGCCAAGGCGAACCCCTCCTCGTGGTCAAGGGCGGCTATTTCGATGGCAAGCCCCTGACCGCCGAAGAGGTAGGCAAGCTCGCCGACCTCGAGTCCCGCGAAGTGCTGCTCGGCAAGCTCGCCGGCGCCTTCAAGGCCTCGCTGTTCGGAGCCGCATATCTGTTCAACGCACCGCTGTCGCAGGCCGTTCGCACGGTCGACGCGCTGCGTCAGAAGCAGGAGTCCGCAGCGTAGGCGCGAGCCTCGCATGCGGTGAGTACACCAACAAAGGAGATTAGAAATGGCAAAGCTGTCCACTGAGGAGCTGCTCGAGCAGTTCAAGGGCCTGACCCTCATCGAGCTCTCGGAGTTCGTCAAGGCGTTCGAGGAGACCTTCGAGGTCACCGCCGCCGCCCCCGTCGCCGTTGCCGCTGCCGGTGCTCCGGCCGCCGGTGGTGGCGACGCCGCCGCCGAGGAGGAGAAGGACGAGTTCGACGTCATCCTCGAGGCTGCCGGCGACAAGAAGATCCAGGTCATCAAGGTCGTCCGCGAGCTCACCTCGCTCGGCCTCGGCGAGGCCAAGGCCGTCGTCGACGGTGCCCCCAAGGCGGTCCTCGAGGCTGCCAACAAGGAGACCGCGGAGAAGGCCAAGGAGGCCCTCGAGGGCGCCGGCGCCACCGTCACGCTCAAGTAGTACGCGCCCCCACCAGGGGGCTCGCACGACGCCGAGGGCGTCGCTTCCGGATTCGTCCGGAGGCGGCGCCCTCGTTCGCGTCTCCGGGGCCGTGCAGGCCCGCCGTGGTCGGGCCCACGACCCTCCGGCGTGTCGTCGACACCCGTCGGAGAGCGCTTCCTCAGCACATTCTCAGAAAGCCATTTCTCGGTCACGAATGGGTCACGAGCCCGCATGAATTCTGGGAAAGCGCTTGCGCGAGGCATCCGCCGCTGTTAGAAATGTGCATCAAGTGAGATAGCGCTTTCTCACCGATGATCGACGAAGATGATCGGAGGCCGAAGTTGGCATCAGCACCACCCCGGACGGCTCGGCCGTCCGGCTCGAACCGCCCTCGGGGCATCGACCGGGGGTGCGCGCATGAGCGCCCTCGGCGAGCTCCGGCGCATGAAGCGCACGGGCGACGGCCCCGCGCCGGCAGCGCCCCGCGGGAAGAAGCAGAACAAGGCAGCGTTCCTGTTCCTCGCGCCGTGGTTCCTCGGCCTCTTCCTCATCACCATCGGGCCGATGGTCGCGTCGCTCGTGCTCTCGTTCACGCGCTACAACCTGCTGAGCCCGCCGCGGTTCAACGGCATCGACAACATCGTGCGCATGCTCGAGGACGGCCGGCTGCACAAGTCGATCGAGGTCACGTTCCAGTACGTGTTCATCTCGGTGCCGCTGCAGCTCGCGCTCGCGCTGCTGCTCGCGGTCGTGCTCGACCGGGGCCTGCGCGGCCTGTCGTTCTACCGCTCGGCGTTCTACCTGCCGTCGCTGCTCGGCGCGAGCGTCGCGATCGCGATGCTCTGGCGCCAGATCTTCGGCGTCGACGGCCTGGTCAACCAGGTGCTCGCCTTCTTCGGCATCGAGGGCCAGGGCTGGATCTCGAGCCCCGACACCGCGCTCGGCACGCTCATGATCCTGAACGTCTGGACCTTCGGCTCGCCGATGGTCATCTTCCTCGCCGGCCTCCGGCAGATCCCGGTCATGTACTACGA
Coding sequences within:
- the rplL gene encoding 50S ribosomal protein L7/L12; amino-acid sequence: MAKLSTEELLEQFKGLTLIELSEFVKAFEETFEVTAAAPVAVAAAGAPAAGGGDAAAEEEKDEFDVILEAAGDKKIQVIKVVRELTSLGLGEAKAVVDGAPKAVLEAANKETAEKAKEALEGAGATVTLK
- a CDS encoding carbohydrate ABC transporter permease, whose product is MSALGELRRMKRTGDGPAPAAPRGKKQNKAAFLFLAPWFLGLFLITIGPMVASLVLSFTRYNLLSPPRFNGIDNIVRMLEDGRLHKSIEVTFQYVFISVPLQLALALLLAVVLDRGLRGLSFYRSAFYLPSLLGASVAIAMLWRQIFGVDGLVNQVLAFFGIEGQGWISSPDTALGTLMILNVWTFGSPMVIFLAGLRQIPVMYYEAASVDGAGKWQQFWRITMPMLTPIIFFNLILQIIGAFQSFTQAYIVSGGTGGPIDSTLFYTLYLYDRGFANLDMGYASAMAWLLLVIIAAFTALNFWASKYWVFYDDQD